TGATGACGTCGTTGTGGACATGGCGACGTTAGCCCAGAAGTGAACGGTCGATCACCGTCAGCCGATGACAAAGCGCCACTTGGCCGCATGGTTGAGTTCGCACAAATCAGCCAGGGCAAGCGCCTGGGGCGCGTGATGCTCGTCACTGAGGTGGTGGCCGGGCAACGCCGCTCCGGCGTGCCGGACGGGGCTCGGAGGGGTTGTAGGTTCCCCCCAAATCCCGACCCGGCCGAGAGCCTGGTCGCCCCCACACCCCGAGAGCCCCGTGTGGAATGCCGTCTGGAGTGCCGCGCGGATGCGCGACGCACGGCCCGGCCCGGGTACGGTGGTCGGCCGGCGGCGCCGGTGGCGCCGCCGGTGGCGGGCCTCGGCGCTCGCGCGGCATCCGGGCGGGTCGCACCGGGCACCGGCGACCGGGCCCGAGCCTGCGGGAGGAGGCACCGTCTCTTCACATTGTGTGAGCATTCTGTCCGTATAGCGGTCATGGGTGCTCGGTGAGCGGTGGGCCCTCCAGACTGTCACCGCCCCCCATCCGCTCATGAACAGGCACCCCCATGTCCCGGACCCCGGCACCCGCGCCCGACGGCGCCCGAGCCGACTCACCGCTCGCCCACGGCCTCAAGCAGCGCCATCTGTCGATGATCGCCCTGGGCGGTGTGATCGGCGCCGGACTCTTCGTCGGCTCCGGTGCCGGTATCGCCGCCGCCGGCCCGTCCATCGTCATCGCCTACGCGGTGTCCGGTCTGCTCGTCATGCTGGTGATGCGCATGCTGGGCGAGATGTCCGCGGCGAACCCGGCCTCCGGTTCCTTCTCCGTGCACGCCGAGCGGGCGCTCGGTCCCTGGGCGGGCTTCACCGCGGGCTGGTCCTTCTGGGTGCTGCTGTCCGTCGCCGTCGGCCTGGAGGGCATCGGCGCGGCGAAGATCGTCAGCGGCTGGCTGCCCGGCACCCCCGAGTGGGCCTGGGTCGCGCTGTTCATGCTGGTGTTCTGTGTCACCAACCTGGCCGCGGTGCGCAATTTCGGCGAGTTCGAGTTCTGGTTCGCCGCCCTCAAGGTCGGCGCGATCACGCTGTTCCTGATCCTCGGCGGGCTGGCCATCCTCGGAATGCTGCCGGGGACGGAGGCGCCCGGCACCGCCAACCTCACCGGCGACGGAGGGTTCCTGCCGAACGGGGCGGAGGGGCTGGTCATCGGCCTGCTCGCGTCGATCTTCGCGTACGGCGGCCTGGAGACCGTCACCATCGCGGCGGCCGAGTCCGAGCACCCGGTCCAGGGGGTCGCCAAGGCCGTGCGCACCGCGATGTGGCGTATCGCGCTGTTCTACATCGGCTCGATGGCGGTCATCGTCACGCTGGTGCCGTGGGACGACCCGGACGTCGCCAACCCCGACAAGGGCCCCTACGTCACCGCGCTGAGCCACCTGGGCATCCCGGGCGCCGGCCTGGTGATGCAGATCGTCGTGCTGGTGGCGCTGCTGTCCGCGATGAACGCCAACATCTACGGCGCCTCCCGGATGGCGTACTCCCTGGTCGCCCGGGGCCAGGGCCCGAAGGCGATCGGCAGGGTGTCGGGCGGGGTGCCCCGGATCGCGGTGCTGGCCTCCTCCGCGTTCGGCTTCCTGTGCGTGCTGCTCAGCTACTGGC
The Streptomyces tirandamycinicus DNA segment above includes these coding regions:
- a CDS encoding amino acid permease produces the protein MSRTPAPAPDGARADSPLAHGLKQRHLSMIALGGVIGAGLFVGSGAGIAAAGPSIVIAYAVSGLLVMLVMRMLGEMSAANPASGSFSVHAERALGPWAGFTAGWSFWVLLSVAVGLEGIGAAKIVSGWLPGTPEWAWVALFMLVFCVTNLAAVRNFGEFEFWFAALKVGAITLFLILGGLAILGMLPGTEAPGTANLTGDGGFLPNGAEGLVIGLLASIFAYGGLETVTIAAAESEHPVQGVAKAVRTAMWRIALFYIGSMAVIVTLVPWDDPDVANPDKGPYVTALSHLGIPGAGLVMQIVVLVALLSAMNANIYGASRMAYSLVARGQGPKAIGRVSGGVPRIAVLASSAFGFLCVLLSYWRPDDVFPWLLKMIGAVILVVWLFIAVSQLVLRRRTEREAPERLVVRMWLFPALTWVAIAGMLAVFVLMLRQPGTRDQLMATGAMTLVLAASGALLQRRRKAGAAGGTADGGAEREAAPAGAVKD